The following coding sequences lie in one Pseudomonas sp. SL4(2022) genomic window:
- a CDS encoding glutathione S-transferase family protein: MSFTLVIGDKTYSSWSLRAALALELTGAAYTEQLITLNRPDTRARILQHSPTGKVPLLICEDGPIWDSLAIAEYLAECFPAAQLWPQARAARALARSACAEMHSGFAALRSHLPMDLKRNQALTEIPADAVADIQRICMLWAECRQRFAQEGGFLFGQPTLADAFFAPVAARLRSYQVALPAEAAAYVDTIYQWPAFQRWYQAAQEEHLA, translated from the coding sequence ATGTCATTTACTCTGGTTATTGGCGACAAAACCTATTCGTCCTGGTCGCTGCGGGCGGCGCTGGCACTTGAACTGACCGGCGCTGCCTACACCGAACAGCTGATCACCCTGAACCGACCTGATACCCGCGCGCGGATTCTGCAGCACTCGCCGACCGGCAAGGTGCCGCTGTTGATCTGTGAGGATGGGCCCATCTGGGATTCGCTGGCGATTGCCGAGTACCTGGCCGAGTGTTTCCCTGCTGCTCAGCTGTGGCCTCAGGCGCGAGCTGCCCGCGCGCTGGCGCGCAGTGCCTGCGCCGAGATGCACAGCGGCTTTGCCGCGCTGCGCAGCCATCTGCCGATGGACCTCAAACGCAATCAGGCGCTGACTGAGATACCGGCCGATGCCGTGGCCGATATCCAGCGCATCTGCATGCTGTGGGCCGAGTGCCGGCAGCGCTTTGCTCAGGAAGGCGGGTTCCTGTTTGGTCAGCCAACTCTGGCGGATGCCTTTTTTGCCCCGGTGGCGGCGCGTCTACGCAGTTATCAGGTGGCGCTGCCGGCAGAGGCTGCCGCCTATGTCGACACCATCTATCAATGGCCGGCGTTTCAGCGCTGGTACCAAGCTGCCCAGGAGGAACATCTGGCGTGA
- the ftsA gene encoding cell division protein FtsA produces MANVQSGKMIVGLDIGTSKVVALVGEVNADGQLEIVGIGTHPSRGLKKGVVVNIESTVQSIQRAVEEAQLMAGCRIHSAFVGVAGNHIRSLNSHGIVAIRDREVSPADLERVLDAAQAVAIPADQRVLHTLPQDYVIDNQEGVREPLGMSGVRLEAKVHVVTCAVNAAQNIEKCVRRCGLEVDDIILEQLASAYAVLTDDEKELGVCLVDIGGGTTDICIFTEGAIRHTAVIPIAGDQVTNDIAMALRTPTQYAEEIKIRYACALAKLAGAGETIKVPSVGDRPPRDLSRQSLAEVVEPRYDELFTLIQAELRRSGYEDLIPAGIVLTGGTAKMEGAVELAEEIFHMPVRLGVPQGVKGLADVVRNPIYSTGVGLLLYGLQKQADGISMSALGSYSDEPKQPVLERLKRWVQGNF; encoded by the coding sequence ATGGCAAACGTGCAGAGCGGCAAGATGATCGTCGGCCTCGACATTGGCACCTCCAAGGTAGTGGCGTTGGTAGGTGAGGTGAATGCAGACGGCCAACTGGAAATCGTCGGCATCGGCACCCATCCGTCGCGCGGCCTGAAAAAGGGCGTGGTGGTGAATATCGAATCTACCGTGCAGTCGATCCAGCGCGCCGTGGAGGAAGCCCAGCTGATGGCCGGTTGCCGTATCCACTCGGCCTTCGTCGGCGTGGCTGGCAACCATATACGCAGTCTCAATAGCCATGGCATCGTCGCCATCCGTGATCGTGAAGTCAGCCCGGCGGATCTAGAACGCGTACTCGACGCCGCTCAGGCCGTGGCCATTCCTGCCGATCAGCGCGTGCTGCACACCTTGCCGCAGGACTACGTGATCGATAACCAGGAAGGCGTGCGTGAGCCGCTGGGCATGTCTGGTGTGCGCCTGGAAGCCAAGGTGCACGTAGTTACCTGTGCCGTAAATGCCGCGCAGAACATCGAGAAGTGCGTGCGCCGTTGCGGTCTGGAAGTCGACGACATCATTCTTGAGCAGCTGGCCTCCGCTTATGCAGTGCTGACCGACGACGAGAAAGAGCTGGGCGTGTGCCTGGTGGACATCGGTGGTGGAACCACTGACATCTGTATCTTCACCGAAGGTGCGATTCGTCACACTGCGGTGATCCCGATTGCCGGTGACCAGGTGACCAACGACATCGCCATGGCCCTGCGTACGCCGACCCAGTACGCTGAAGAAATCAAGATTCGCTATGCCTGCGCGCTGGCCAAACTGGCCGGAGCCGGTGAAACCATCAAGGTGCCAAGCGTCGGTGATCGCCCGCCGCGTGACCTGTCGCGTCAGTCCCTGGCCGAAGTGGTCGAGCCGCGCTACGACGAGCTGTTCACCCTGATTCAGGCGGAACTGCGCCGCAGCGGCTACGAGGACCTGATCCCCGCCGGGATCGTCCTCACCGGTGGTACCGCGAAGATGGAAGGCGCCGTCGAGCTGGCCGAAGAGATTTTTCATATGCCGGTGCGTCTGGGCGTGCCCCAGGGTGTCAAAGGATTGGCCGATGTGGTGCGTAACCCCATCTATTCCACAGGCGTAGGCCTGCTGCTGTACGGGCTGCAAAAGCAGGCCGACGGTATTTCCATGTCTGCGCTTGGCAGTTACAGCGATGAACCCAAACAACCTGTGCTGGAACGGCTGAAACGCTGGGTCCAGGGCAACTTCTGA
- a CDS encoding DUF721 domain-containing protein, with protein MTFRPLPAKAPAALLREAKPLKALFNQAQRIDRLQHLVESQLQPAAREHCHVASWREGCLLLIITDGHWATRLRYQQKRLLKQLQALEEFATLTKILFKVQPPTAERRAAGRTINLSDSAAENIQATADSISDPKLRAALERLANHRKSDQ; from the coding sequence ATGACTTTTCGTCCTTTGCCGGCCAAAGCTCCCGCCGCGTTACTGCGCGAAGCGAAACCCCTGAAGGCGCTGTTCAATCAAGCGCAACGCATTGATCGCTTGCAGCACCTAGTGGAAAGCCAGCTGCAGCCGGCTGCTCGCGAACACTGCCATGTAGCGTCATGGCGCGAGGGTTGCCTGCTGCTGATCATCACTGATGGCCACTGGGCCACCCGCCTGCGCTATCAACAAAAACGCTTATTGAAACAACTGCAGGCACTTGAAGAGTTCGCGACCTTAACGAAGATTCTGTTCAAGGTGCAACCTCCGACTGCCGAAAGGCGTGCAGCGGGTCGCACAATCAACCTCTCCGACAGCGCCGCAGAAAACATCCAAGCGACCGCCGACAGCATCAGCGACCCCAAGCTACGCGCCGCCCTTGAGCGCCTCGCCAACCACCGCAAAAGCGATCAGTAG
- the argJ gene encoding bifunctional glutamate N-acetyltransferase/amino-acid acetyltransferase ArgJ, with translation MAVGLGPLSTLHPVPGFELGIASAGIKRPGRKDVVVMRCAEGSTVAGVFTLNAFCAAPVILAKKRVQGSVRYLLTNTGNANAGTGEPGLQNATRTCAALAKLTGVDDSAVLPFSTGVIGEPLPVEKIEGALQAALDDLDENHWAEAATGIMTTDTLPKGASRQFQHDGVTVTVTGISKGAGMIRPNMATMLGYIATDAKVVRSVLQDLVRDAANKSFNRITIDGDTSTNDCCMLIATGQAKLPEISEANGELFAKLKQAVFDVFMEVAQAIVRDGEGATKFVTVQVNGGGTHQECLDVAYAVAHSPLIKTALFASDPNWGRILAAVGYAGVAQLDVSKIDVFLGDVCIASRGCRAATYTEEQGAAVMAREEISIRIELGRGACSETIWTTDLSHEYVKINAEYRT, from the coding sequence ATGGCTGTTGGTCTTGGCCCGTTGTCTACCCTGCACCCGGTTCCAGGTTTCGAATTGGGCATCGCTTCGGCGGGCATCAAGCGTCCGGGGCGCAAGGATGTGGTGGTGATGCGCTGTGCCGAAGGCTCCACCGTAGCCGGGGTGTTCACCCTCAATGCATTCTGCGCCGCACCCGTGATTCTGGCCAAGAAGCGCGTCCAGGGCAGTGTGCGTTACCTGTTGACCAACACCGGTAATGCCAACGCAGGCACTGGCGAACCGGGCCTGCAGAATGCCACGCGCACCTGTGCGGCCCTGGCCAAACTGACCGGCGTGGATGACAGCGCGGTACTGCCGTTCTCCACCGGGGTGATCGGCGAGCCGCTGCCCGTTGAGAAGATCGAAGGTGCCCTGCAAGCTGCGCTTGATGATTTGGACGAAAACCACTGGGCTGAAGCTGCCACCGGCATCATGACCACCGACACGCTGCCCAAGGGCGCCAGCCGCCAGTTCCAGCACGATGGTGTGACGGTTACTGTGACCGGCATCAGCAAGGGTGCTGGGATGATTCGCCCGAACATGGCGACCATGTTGGGTTACATCGCCACTGACGCCAAGGTGGTGCGTAGCGTGCTGCAGGATCTGGTGCGCGACGCGGCGAACAAATCCTTCAACCGCATCACCATCGATGGCGATACCTCGACCAACGATTGCTGCATGTTGATTGCCACCGGTCAGGCCAAGCTGCCGGAAATCAGCGAAGCCAACGGCGAGCTGTTCGCCAAGCTCAAGCAGGCGGTGTTCGACGTGTTCATGGAAGTGGCGCAGGCCATCGTGCGTGACGGCGAGGGCGCAACCAAGTTCGTTACCGTACAGGTCAACGGCGGTGGCACGCATCAGGAATGCCTGGATGTGGCCTATGCCGTGGCCCATTCGCCGCTGATCAAAACGGCGTTGTTTGCTTCCGACCCGAACTGGGGGCGCATTCTCGCCGCTGTTGGTTACGCCGGTGTAGCGCAACTGGATGTGAGCAAGATCGACGTGTTCCTGGGTGATGTGTGCATCGCCAGCCGTGGCTGCCGCGCGGCGACCTACACCGAAGAGCAGGGCGCTGCGGTCATGGCTCGGGAAGAAATCAGCATCCGCATCGAACTGGGTCGCGGCGCGTGCAGTGAGACTATCTGGACCACCGACCTGTCCCACGAGTACGTGAAGATCAACGCCGAATACCGCACCTGA
- the lpxC gene encoding UDP-3-O-acyl-N-acetylglucosamine deacetylase — MIRQRTLKNIIRATGVGLHSGEKVYLTLKPAPVDTGIVFRRTDLDPVVEIPARAGNVGETTMSTTLVNGDVKVDTVEHLLSAMAGLGIDNAYVELSASEVPIMDGSAGPFVFLIQSAGLQEQEAHKKFIRILREVTVEEGDKRATFVPFEGFKVTFEIDFDHPVFRNRTQSASVDFSSTSFVKEVSRARTFGFMRDIEFLRSQNLALGGSVDNAIVVDEFRVLNEDGLRYEDEFVKHKILDAIGDLYLLGNSLIGEFKGFKSGHALNNRLLRTLIEQTDSWEVVTFDDPNTAPISYMRPVAAV; from the coding sequence ATGATCAGACAACGCACCCTGAAGAACATTATCCGCGCCACTGGCGTCGGCCTGCATTCCGGGGAAAAGGTATACCTGACCCTGAAGCCGGCACCCGTGGACACCGGTATCGTGTTCCGTCGTACCGACCTGGATCCTGTCGTGGAAATTCCCGCGCGTGCAGGCAATGTCGGTGAAACCACCATGTCGACCACGTTGGTCAATGGTGATGTCAAGGTGGATACGGTAGAGCACCTGCTTTCGGCCATGGCTGGCCTGGGCATCGATAACGCCTACGTCGAGCTCTCCGCATCCGAAGTGCCGATCATGGATGGCAGTGCGGGTCCCTTTGTATTCCTGATTCAATCGGCGGGTCTGCAGGAGCAGGAAGCCCACAAGAAGTTCATCCGCATCCTTCGCGAAGTGACCGTGGAAGAGGGCGACAAGCGCGCCACTTTCGTGCCTTTCGAAGGTTTCAAGGTGACCTTCGAGATCGATTTCGATCACCCGGTTTTCCGCAATCGCACCCAGTCGGCCAGCGTTGATTTCTCCAGCACCTCGTTTGTGAAGGAAGTCAGTCGCGCCCGTACCTTCGGTTTTATGCGTGATATCGAGTTCCTGCGTTCACAGAACCTGGCGCTCGGCGGCAGCGTAGATAACGCCATCGTGGTAGACGAATTCCGCGTGTTGAATGAAGACGGCCTGCGGTATGAGGACGAGTTCGTCAAACACAAGATTCTCGACGCGATCGGTGATCTCTACTTGCTCGGTAACAGCCTGATTGGCGAGTTCAAGGGCTTCAAATCGGGGCATGCGCTGAACAATCGCTTGCTGCGGACCTTGATCGAGCAGACCGATTCTTGGGAAGTCGTCACCTTTGACGACCCCAATACGGCGCCAATCTCTTACATGCGCCCGGTTGCGGCCGTGTAA
- the secA gene encoding preprotein translocase subunit SecA, protein MFAPLLKKLFGSKNEREVKRMLKAVQAVNAFEEQMLALSDEQLRAKTAEFKARLAKGETLDQLLAEAFAVAREAGKRVMGMRHFDVQLIGGMTLHEGKIAEMRTGEGKTLVATLAVYLNALSGKGVHVVTVNDYLARRDANWMRPLYEFLGLSVGIVTPFMPPEEKRTAYAADITYGTNNEFGFDYLRDNMAFSLEEKFQRELNFAVIDEVDSILIDEARTPLIISGQAEDSSRLYTEINKLIPRLKLHIEEEEGVVTQEGHYKVDEKSRQVELNEAGHQYVEEMLTEVGLLAEGESLYSAHNLGLLTHVYSGLRAHKLFHRNVEYIVQNNQVLLIDEHTGRTMPGRRLSEGLHQAIEAKEGLPIQAESQTLASTTFQNYFRLYTKLSGMTGTADTEAFEFHQIYGLAVIVIPTNRALARKDFNDLVYLTADEKYAAIVTDIKESMAQGRPVLVGTATIETSEHMSKLLNQEGIEHKVLNAKFHEKEAEIIAQAGRPGALTIATNMAGRGTDILLGGNWEVEVANLENATSEQIAQIKADWQKRHQQVIEAGGLHVIASERHESRRIDNQLRGRAGRQGDPGSSRFYLSLEDNLMRIFASDRVKNFMKALGMQSGEAIEHRMVSNAIEKAQRKVEGRNFDMRKQLLEFDDVANEQRKVIYHMRNTLLAADNIGETIADFRQEVLDSTINQHIAPQSLPEQWDIAGLEDALYSGFNLRLPVQQWLDEDDKLYEETLRARILDELVKAYNEKENEASAEALRTFEKQILLRVLDDLWKDHLSTMDHLRHGIHLRGYAQKNPKQEYKRESFTLFQELLESIKRDTIRVLSHVQVRREDPAEEEARLRREAEALAERMQFQHAEASALLPEASEEEGDLAVATAPVRTEPKIGRNEPCPCGSGKKYKHCHGQVN, encoded by the coding sequence ATGTTTGCGCCTTTGTTGAAAAAACTCTTTGGAAGCAAGAACGAGCGTGAAGTCAAACGCATGCTCAAGGCGGTGCAGGCCGTCAATGCCTTCGAGGAGCAGATGCTTGCTTTGTCCGATGAGCAATTGCGTGCCAAGACGGCGGAATTCAAAGCCCGTCTGGCCAAAGGCGAAACCCTTGATCAACTGCTGGCCGAAGCCTTCGCCGTAGCCCGTGAAGCAGGCAAGCGGGTGATGGGCATGCGTCACTTCGACGTGCAGCTGATCGGCGGCATGACCTTGCACGAAGGCAAGATCGCCGAGATGCGTACCGGTGAGGGTAAGACCCTGGTGGCGACCCTGGCGGTGTACCTCAATGCACTGTCCGGAAAAGGCGTGCATGTGGTCACGGTCAACGACTACCTGGCCCGCCGCGACGCCAACTGGATGCGTCCACTGTATGAGTTTCTGGGCCTGAGCGTCGGCATTGTCACGCCGTTCATGCCGCCGGAAGAGAAGCGCACCGCCTACGCGGCCGATATCACCTACGGCACCAACAACGAATTCGGTTTCGATTACTTGCGCGACAATATGGCCTTCAGCCTGGAAGAAAAATTCCAGCGCGAGCTGAATTTTGCCGTAATCGACGAAGTTGACTCCATTCTCATCGACGAAGCGCGTACCCCGCTGATCATCTCCGGGCAGGCCGAAGACAGCTCGCGCCTCTATACCGAGATCAACAAACTGATCCCGCGCCTCAAGCTGCACATTGAGGAAGAAGAGGGCGTGGTGACTCAGGAAGGTCACTACAAGGTTGACGAGAAATCCCGTCAGGTTGAGTTGAACGAAGCCGGTCACCAGTACGTTGAAGAAATGCTCACCGAAGTCGGCTTGCTGGCCGAAGGCGAGAGCCTCTACTCGGCGCACAACCTGGGCCTGCTGACCCATGTGTACTCGGGCTTGCGTGCGCACAAGTTGTTCCACCGCAACGTCGAATACATCGTGCAGAACAATCAAGTGCTGCTGATTGACGAGCATACCGGCCGTACCATGCCGGGTCGTCGTCTGTCCGAGGGTTTGCACCAGGCCATCGAAGCCAAAGAAGGCCTGCCGATCCAGGCCGAGAGCCAGACTCTGGCCTCGACCACCTTCCAGAACTATTTCCGCCTCTACACCAAACTGTCCGGCATGACCGGTACAGCGGATACCGAAGCGTTCGAGTTCCATCAGATTTACGGTCTGGCGGTGATCGTCATCCCGACCAACCGTGCTCTGGCGCGCAAGGACTTTAACGACCTGGTGTACCTGACAGCGGACGAGAAGTACGCCGCCATCGTCACCGATATCAAGGAAAGCATGGCCCAGGGCCGTCCGGTGCTGGTCGGTACGGCTACTATCGAAACCTCCGAGCACATGTCCAAATTGCTCAATCAGGAAGGTATCGAGCACAAGGTGCTCAACGCCAAGTTCCATGAGAAGGAAGCCGAGATCATTGCCCAGGCCGGTCGCCCGGGTGCGCTGACCATCGCCACCAACATGGCCGGTCGTGGTACTGACATCCTGCTGGGCGGTAACTGGGAGGTCGAAGTGGCCAACCTGGAAAACGCCACGTCTGAGCAGATCGCGCAGATCAAAGCCGACTGGCAGAAGCGTCATCAGCAGGTGATTGAGGCCGGTGGTCTGCACGTGATTGCCTCCGAACGCCACGAGTCGCGCCGTATCGACAACCAGTTGCGTGGTCGTGCTGGCCGTCAGGGTGACCCGGGTTCCAGCCGCTTCTACCTGTCGCTGGAAGACAACCTGATGCGCATCTTCGCCTCGGATCGGGTGAAGAACTTCATGAAGGCCCTGGGCATGCAGTCCGGTGAAGCCATCGAACACCGCATGGTCAGCAACGCCATCGAAAAGGCCCAGCGTAAGGTTGAAGGCCGCAACTTCGACATGCGTAAGCAGTTGTTGGAATTCGATGACGTGGCCAACGAGCAGCGCAAGGTGATTTACCACATGCGCAACACGCTGCTGGCGGCCGATAACATTGGCGAAACCATCGCCGATTTCCGTCAGGAAGTACTGGACAGCACCATTAATCAGCACATTGCGCCGCAATCGCTGCCTGAGCAGTGGGATATCGCTGGCCTGGAAGATGCCCTCTACAGCGGCTTCAACCTGCGTCTGCCGGTTCAGCAGTGGCTCGACGAAGACGACAAACTGTACGAGGAAACCCTGCGCGCACGCATCCTCGACGAATTGGTCAAGGCTTACAACGAGAAGGAAAACGAGGCCAGCGCCGAAGCCCTGCGCACCTTCGAGAAGCAGATTCTGCTGCGCGTGCTGGACGACCTGTGGAAAGACCACCTGTCGACCATGGATCACCTGCGTCACGGTATCCACCTGCGTGGCTATGCGCAGAAGAACCCCAAGCAGGAGTACAAGCGCGAGTCCTTCACCCTGTTCCAGGAGCTGCTGGAGTCGATCAAACGCGACACCATCCGCGTGCTGTCGCATGTGCAGGTGCGTCGCGAAGACCCGGCCGAAGAAGAAGCCCGTCTGCGTCGCGAAGCCGAAGCGCTGGCTGAGCGTATGCAGTTCCAGCACGCCGAAGCTTCGGCCCTGCTGCCGGAAGCCAGCGAGGAAGAGGGTGATCTGGCGGTGGCTACCGCCCCCGTACGTACCGAGCCGAAGATCGGCCGTAACGAGCCGTGCCCTTGTGGTTCCGGCAAGAAGTACAAGCACTGCCACGGTCAGGTCAACTAG
- the ftsZ gene encoding cell division protein FtsZ, with protein MFELVDSAPQSAVIKVIGVGGGGGNAVNHMAKNNIEGVEFICANTDAQALKNIGARTVLQLGTAVTKGLGAGANPEVGRQAAMEDRERIAEVLQGTDMVFITTGMGGGTGTGAAPVIAQVAKEMGILTVAVVTRPFPFEGKKRMLIAEEGIRALSESVDSLITIPNEKLLTILGKDASLLSAFAKADDVLAGAVRGISDIIKRPGMINVDFADVKTVMSEMGMAMMGTGCASGPNRAREATEAAIRNPLLEDVNLQGARGILVNITAGPDLSLGEYSDVGNIIEQFASEHATVKVGTVIDPDMRDELHVTVVATGLGARIEKPVKVIDNTVQVSASTGGNAAAPARAEQSVNYKDYERPTVQRQSHGGAATAAKLNPQDDLDYLDIPAFLRRQAD; from the coding sequence ATGTTCGAACTCGTAGACAGCGCTCCACAAAGTGCAGTTATCAAGGTGATCGGCGTGGGCGGTGGCGGCGGCAACGCAGTCAACCACATGGCGAAGAACAACATCGAAGGTGTGGAGTTCATCTGCGCCAATACCGATGCTCAAGCCCTGAAAAACATCGGCGCGCGCACCGTGCTGCAACTGGGCACTGCGGTGACCAAAGGTCTCGGCGCTGGCGCCAATCCGGAAGTCGGCCGCCAAGCAGCCATGGAAGACCGCGAGCGCATCGCTGAAGTGCTGCAAGGCACCGATATGGTCTTTATCACCACCGGTATGGGCGGCGGCACTGGCACCGGTGCTGCGCCCGTCATCGCTCAGGTGGCCAAGGAAATGGGCATCCTCACCGTTGCGGTGGTGACCCGTCCGTTCCCGTTCGAAGGCAAGAAGCGCATGCTGATTGCTGAAGAAGGTATTCGCGCGCTGTCGGAAAGCGTCGATTCGCTGATCACCATCCCCAACGAAAAATTGCTGACCATCCTCGGCAAAGACGCCAGCCTGCTGTCGGCTTTCGCCAAGGCTGACGATGTGCTGGCCGGTGCCGTACGCGGTATCTCCGACATCATCAAGCGTCCGGGCATGATCAACGTCGACTTCGCCGACGTGAAAACCGTGATGAGCGAAATGGGCATGGCGATGATGGGCACTGGCTGCGCCAGCGGTCCGAACCGTGCACGTGAAGCCACCGAAGCGGCAATCCGCAACCCGTTGCTGGAAGACGTCAACCTGCAAGGCGCACGCGGCATCCTGGTGAACATCACCGCCGGTCCTGACCTGTCCCTGGGTGAGTACTCCGACGTGGGTAACATCATCGAGCAGTTCGCCTCCGAGCACGCCACCGTCAAGGTTGGCACTGTGATCGATCCGGATATGCGCGATGAGCTGCACGTGACTGTAGTTGCCACGGGTCTGGGCGCGCGTATCGAGAAACCGGTCAAGGTTATCGACAATACTGTGCAAGTTTCTGCCAGCACTGGCGGTAACGCTGCAGCCCCGGCGCGTGCTGAGCAAAGCGTCAATTACAAGGACTACGAGCGTCCGACCGTTCAGCGTCAAAGCCACGGCGGTGCGGCTACTGCGGCCAAGCTGAACCCGCAGGATGACCTGGATTATCTGGACATCCCGGCGTTTCTGCGTCGTCAGGCTGATTGA
- a CDS encoding cell division protein FtsQ/DivIB, giving the protein MTATLRHQPGSNRAPVRGKPAQRGASRLVAKEPISLRMNLPKARFTGMGGWLKRLTWPLLLLGLGYGTYELSLRALPYADQPIARISVEGDLSYVNQQAVQQRIAPYASASFFKVDLLSLRRELELMPWIASAQVRRVWPDQLVVRLEEQLPIARWGDEALLNNQGEAFAPQEVSNYQHLPQLYGPRRAQQQVMQQYQVLSQMLRPMGFSVARLELRERGSWFLSTGQGIELLLGRDHLVEKMRRFSAIYNKALKEQQTNIARIDLRYANGLAVAWREPVAPAAAPTAVVQ; this is encoded by the coding sequence ATGACGGCCACCTTGCGTCACCAGCCAGGTTCGAACCGCGCCCCCGTGCGCGGTAAGCCTGCGCAGCGCGGCGCCAGCCGTTTGGTGGCCAAGGAGCCGATCAGCCTGCGGATGAACCTGCCGAAGGCACGCTTCACGGGCATGGGCGGTTGGCTGAAGCGTCTGACTTGGCCGCTGTTGCTGCTCGGTCTGGGCTATGGCACCTACGAGTTGTCATTGCGCGCGCTGCCCTATGCCGATCAGCCGATTGCGCGAATCAGCGTCGAGGGCGACCTCAGCTACGTCAATCAGCAGGCCGTGCAGCAGCGGATTGCGCCCTATGCCAGTGCCAGCTTCTTCAAGGTGGACCTGCTCAGCCTGCGTCGCGAACTGGAACTGATGCCGTGGATTGCCAGCGCCCAGGTGCGTCGCGTATGGCCGGATCAGTTGGTGGTGCGTTTGGAAGAGCAGCTGCCGATTGCCCGCTGGGGCGATGAGGCACTGCTGAACAATCAGGGTGAAGCGTTTGCCCCGCAGGAAGTCAGCAATTATCAGCACCTGCCGCAGCTGTACGGTCCGCGCCGTGCCCAGCAGCAGGTGATGCAGCAATACCAGGTGCTCAGCCAGATGCTGCGGCCCATGGGATTTTCCGTGGCGCGGCTGGAGTTGCGTGAGCGCGGCAGCTGGTTTCTCTCCACCGGGCAGGGCATCGAGCTGCTGCTGGGGCGTGACCATCTGGTGGAAAAAATGCGCCGCTTCTCGGCCATCTACAACAAGGCCTTGAAAGAGCAACAAACGAATATCGCGCGTATCGATCTGCGCTATGCCAACGGCCTGGCCGTGGCGTGGCGTGAGCCGGTAGCGCCCGCAGCGGCACCCACCGCTGTCGTGCAGTGA
- a CDS encoding M23 family metallopeptidase: protein MHIILLSRHHGAARSLSLDLRWLLLAFVVSLAAALGGGVAVGAWWAPATVAVHDDTQLNQVLDQQRAEVGEVRRDAQRQLDAFAVHVAELQARLTRLDALGARLTELADLDASEFDFSLSVGQGGAEDVLGEAAYAPPPFMDELDQLSLRLDSREQLLEVLEQLIGERQLNEAEYLSGMPVRQGYMSSPFGRRVHPLTGRNTQHKGVDFAAKPGSDVVAVAAGVVSFSGNRSGYGHTVEISHADGYTTLYAHNQSNLVQIGDLVQRGQTIARVGRSGRASGYHVHFEVSKDGRLVNPASYIARVSDDE from the coding sequence GTGCACATTATCTTACTCAGTCGGCACCACGGTGCCGCGCGATCGCTTAGCCTGGACTTGCGCTGGCTGCTACTGGCGTTCGTCGTGTCGCTCGCTGCGGCCTTGGGCGGTGGGGTTGCCGTGGGGGCCTGGTGGGCACCGGCGACTGTAGCGGTGCATGACGATACGCAGCTCAATCAGGTGCTGGATCAGCAGCGTGCCGAGGTCGGTGAGGTGCGACGCGATGCCCAGCGCCAACTGGACGCCTTCGCTGTACACGTGGCTGAGTTGCAGGCTCGCCTGACTCGTCTGGATGCCTTGGGCGCGCGGCTCACCGAACTGGCGGATCTGGACGCCAGCGAATTCGATTTCTCGCTCAGCGTGGGGCAGGGCGGTGCCGAGGATGTGCTGGGCGAAGCGGCCTATGCGCCGCCGCCATTTATGGACGAGCTGGATCAGCTCAGCCTGCGCCTGGACAGCCGCGAGCAACTGCTGGAAGTGCTTGAGCAGCTGATTGGCGAGCGCCAGTTGAATGAGGCCGAGTACCTGTCCGGCATGCCGGTGCGTCAGGGGTATATGTCCTCACCGTTCGGCCGTCGTGTACATCCGCTGACCGGGCGCAATACCCAGCACAAAGGCGTCGATTTTGCCGCCAAGCCCGGCAGTGATGTGGTGGCTGTGGCCGCTGGGGTGGTGAGCTTTTCCGGTAATCGCTCCGGTTATGGGCATACCGTGGAAATCAGTCATGCCGATGGTTACACCACGCTGTATGCGCACAATCAGAGCAATCTGGTGCAGATTGGTGACCTGGTGCAGCGCGGCCAAACCATTGCCCGGGTGGGGCGCAGTGGCCGAGCCAGTGGTTATCACGTGCATTTTGAGGTGAGCAAGGATGGTCGTCTGGTCAATCCGGCCAGCTATATCGCTCGCGTGAGCGACGACGAATAA